A region of Ananas comosus cultivar F153 unplaced genomic scaffold, ASM154086v1, whole genome shotgun sequence DNA encodes the following proteins:
- the LOC109704837 gene encoding uncharacterized protein LOC109704837 — MLRKRALYNDMSRYVCCAGYLPCSGRCGESKCPEFCLATEVICCFGNSVASTRFLLQDEFNIQTTQCDNCIIGFMFCLQQVACIFSLVAAIVGSQELSEASQILSCMSDFVYWTVCACMQTQHKVEMDKRDGKFGPQPMAVPPVQQMSRIDQPIPPPVGYPPQPAYGQPYGYPPPPQAQVQGYPPPGYPQPGAYPPPGSYPPPGYYPK, encoded by the exons ATGCTTCGCAAGCGAGCCCTCTACAATGACATGTCAAG GTATGTATGCTGTGCTGGCTATCTCCCATGTAGTGGAAGGTGTGGAGAAAGCAAATGCCCAGAGTTTTGCCTTGCCACTGAG GTTATTTGCTGCTTTGGTAATTCGGTTGCCTCAACCCGCTTCTTGCTGCAAGACGAGTTCAATATCCAGACAACTCAATGTGACAACTGCATCATT GGATTCATGTTCTGCCTCCAACAAGTTGCTTGCATTTTCTCCCTAGTCGCAGCAATTGTTGGAAGCCAGGAGCTTTCCGAAGCCTCCCAGATTCTTTCTTGCATGTCTGACTTCGTCTACTGGAC GGTCTGTGCATGTATGCAAACACAACATAAGGTCGAAATGGATAAGAGAGACGGAAAATTCGGGCCGCAGCCTATGGCAGTCCCTCCAGTACAGCAGATGTCACGTATCGACCAGCCCATCCCGCCGCCAGTTGGTTATCCGCCTCAGCCGGCATACGGACAACCCTACGGATATCCACCCCCGCCGCAGGCCCAGGTTCAAGGCTATCCTCCGCCCGGATATCCCCAGCCTGGTGCCTATCCGCCTCCTGGTTCCTATCCCCCTCCTGGTTACTATCCCAAGTAG